In Galactobacillus timonensis, the genomic window GAATTTGCCTATTTTGATAAGATCAACGCGCTGATCGACCAGGTCGAAAAAGAGGAGCGTCCGCACATGGAACAGTGCGTTCATTTGCTGGCGGATGCAGTCATCTCGAAACATGCCATCTATGCCTTCGGCGCAAGCCATGCAGGCATATTAAGCCAGGAGCTGTATTATCGGGCGGGTGGACTGATGACGATTACACCGATCTTTGCGCGGGAGGTGCTTGTTGACCGTTCGCCGATTACTTTTACTAGCCGGATGGAACGCTGTGTTGGCTATGGTACTGTCGTTGGTGAAACTGTCGGTTTCCAGCCGGGAGATGTTCTGATAATTCATTCGGTATCGGGGCGCAATCCGGTTACGATTGAGATCGCAATGTGCGCGAAGAAGAACCGTGCTTCCGTAATCGGCATAACGAATCTTGCCTACTCGCACGCGGTATCTTCCAGGCATCCGTCGGGTAAGAAGCTGTATGATTTCTGCGATGTGATTCTCGATAATCATGGTGAAGTGGGCGACGCCTGCGTACCAATTGAGGGGACGGATCAGAAAAGCGGCCCGACGTCGACGGTCATCGGTGCAATCATGCTGGATGCGATTGTGGCAGAAACTGCCAATGAGCTTGTGCGGCGTGGATTGAAACGTCCACCGGTCTTCTACAGTGCAAACATTGACGGCGGCGATGATCTTAACCGTCAGCTGTATGAAGAGTACAAGGATGTGATCCATTACTCGTATTGAGAAAGCTGAAACGGAATTCAGATATCTGGGTTCCGTTTTTCTTGTATCCTTGCCTGGTTTGAGAAAAGTATATGAAAACTGCGGAAAGAAACTGTATTCGTTCTTTCCGCAGCAGTGTTGGTATTTTTGTTTGGGATTGTCTTCCATTACTTCTGATCGAACGAATGATAGAAGGTGATGATGTCGCGGAACCACTTATTGCGGGTCGCATCGTCGGCGGCATACAGCTCATGCTTGGCGCCGGGGTATTTGATCATGGTTGCGTTTCCGGCTTTTTCCATGAATTCGAGCTGGCCCTGGTTGTCGACCATGGTATCGGCGCCGGCCTGAAGAATGAGTACCGGTGTCTTGATTCTGGCGGCGTTATCGATGGCGCGCTGACCGCCTTCGAGCGAAGCCTTGACCCAGCCCCAGGTGCCGCTCCAGGTCTGATAGTTCCTGTTTTCCAGGCGCATCGAGAACTGGTAGTTGTAACGGTCCTCGTCCATGGCGGAGCTGTTTTCGAAGTCGTATTCGCCGGTGAACGGTCCGTTCTTCGGCGCAAATTCGTCGTCGTTCTTGACGATCTTGGAGTAAACCTTGAGAAGGTTGACGGCCGGATCAGGGATGCCGCGGAAATCGATCTTCAGCATCGGCGAAGACAGTACGGCGCAGCGGAAGGTATCCGGATACTTTTCAAGATAAAGAGCTGAGACGCATCCGCCAAGGGAATGGGAGAAGAGATAGAGGCGGC contains:
- a CDS encoding sugar isomerase domain-containing protein, which gives rise to MEFAYFDKINALIDQVEKEERPHMEQCVHLLADAVISKHAIYAFGASHAGILSQELYYRAGGLMTITPIFAREVLVDRSPITFTSRMERCVGYGTVVGETVGFQPGDVLIIHSVSGRNPVTIEIAMCAKKNRASVIGITNLAYSHAVSSRHPSGKKLYDFCDVILDNHGEVGDACVPIEGTDQKSGPTSTVIGAIMLDAIVAETANELVRRGLKRPPVFYSANIDGGDDLNRQLYEEYKDVIHYSY